The DNA region CTTGCCCCTGTGCCATGTGGTCCCTCACCTCCTACGCGAAGGTGTCGAGCAGACGCCCGTACACACCGAACACACCGAGCAGCAACGGCACGAGCGCGATCACGCCCACCGACTCCAGAACATCGCCGAAACGCCGCAGCCGAACCCGCACGTGCTCGGCAGGCCGTACGGCGAGGACGAGGAGCGGAGCCGCGGCGAGCACGACGAGCAGCGCGAGCGGCCCCGCCGCGCCGGAGTGCTCCTGCCACACCCACACCAGCCGCACCACCACGACGGCCGCGGCGAGGAGCAGGCCGACCACCTCGGCGATCAGCGGGAACGCGCGGGCCCGCAGCGCGAGAACGAGCGCGACGGCGGCGGCGAGCAGCACCTCCCAGACTGTCGCTGTGCTCAGGGTGAGGAAACCCGCGACCGCGGCGGACCCCGCGAGGACGAGAGTCGCGAGGACGAGCCCGCGGTGCGTGGCGGCCAACGCGCTTCCGACCTCGTACCGGCTGACCGACGCCCCGCCCGAACGCCGGTCGTCGAGCCCGGAGAGTCCCGAGGTCATGAGTGCGAGCCGCGGCAGCACGCCCAGGGCGACCACGGACAGGACACCGAGCACGGCACCCACACGGGCGCCATCGTCCTGGAATCCGAGGACGGTCTCCCAGGCCACCGCGCACCCCGCGAGCGCCCCGGCGCCGACGAGCGCGCCTCGTCCGACGGGCGTGCACCAGCCGAGCAGCGCGAGGGTCACGGCGACGGCACCGCCCACCCCGGCCAACTGCGCGCCGACTGCCCACCCGTTGGCGTCGCCCAGAATCCGGGCCCCGAGCACGCCCAGCGCACCGGCCACGGATATGAGCGTGACGGCCAGACTCGTACGCCGGACCCGCCCGAACACCGCCCCGAGGAGGGCTGCGACCCCGGCGACCCCCAGCAGTCCGCCACCCACACGCGCCTCGTCGAACTCGCCCCGGGCCAGCACTCCGGCCACGAGCGCCCACGCGACGGCAGCACCACCGCACACCACCTGCCGGGCCCGGTCGCCCCACCGCCAGGCCCGCACGTCCAAGTCCTCGGCGGCCTCGTCCGTCACATCGTGCACGACGGGCGCGGACGGCGCGTCCTCCACCCGCACCAGTCGCAGCACCGCGCCGTCGACGACGCCCACCGACTCCAGCGTCCCGTCCTGCGGGAGCACGGACCCGTCCGCGGCCACGAGATGCCGCAGCGCGGGCCGATCCCCCACCTGATCGTCCAACAGCCGCATCACTTCGGGCAGCAACAGCCCGATCGGCTCCTGAGAAGGCAGTACGAGATCCACCCGCCGCCGCTCCCCCACCAAGGTCACCCGACTCAACGTCACACGACCCTGGTCACGGCTCAATGCCCCCGCAGATATCACAAGTTCGAACCTATCACCGAGAAGTGGGAGTCATAGACGGCGATTCAGACACACCACCCGAAGAAGTACGCGTAACGCCGGGCGCATTCCCTCCCGGCTTCTCCTTCATCACCCGGTGCGAGACAAAGGACCACCCCACGCACCCCGCACACAGCACAGCGGCGATCACAATCCCGGCGAACATCTTCCCCACCCGCTCATCCACGGACCGCCGCTGCCGCTCACCCCCGAACAACAATGCATCCCGAAGCCGCCGCCGCCGAACGGAGACGGACTCCAGGAGTTGACTGTCGTAGTCCTGAGCCGCCATCACACTCCCTTACACGCCATAACAGAGCGCCGCCGACCTACGTTGCCATCGGAGCGTACACATTCAGCCGACAACGCTGATGTGCAACGCTTCGAGAAGCGAGGCACAAACGGCACATGGCTGTGCGGGCTTCCCGTGGTCGGGGTCGCCTTCCGGACGAATCAGGCGGGACATCATCGCGGCGCCTTCAAAGTGCGGGACGGCTTCCGCGATGGTCGTGACGCGCCCGTCGCCCCGTTCGGCATCAAGGCGCCACAACTGGTCCGAAACAAGGGCCGATTCGGCACACCTCTCGTTGAAGCCCTGCTTCTGCCCCACCGGTAGGGAGTCGACGAACTCCCGCACCGTTGGATGCAGGTTCGGCCGCTCCGATCCGACAAGGCTGGTCTGACTGACGACGAGGCCGCCCACTAGTAGGGAGGACGCCACCGCCGGATGCTGCTCAAACAAAGAAGTCCTCCGCATCCAGAGCCTGGGCGCCACTCATGAAGTGCGCAAAGGCATCTTGCTCATTGAATCCCCAGAAGTACGCTCCAGTGTGGTGAAGATGGAAGAATCGACCGAGTTCGTCGACCAAAACCGGGCCATAATCCTCCGATTCGTACCCCACGGGAAACAATCGCTGCCCGAGATTCGTACCCAATTCAGAGATGAGTCCGGCGTCACCGTCATACCCAACGTTCGGGTTCATCTCCAGAGCTAGGTCGCCCGCCCGAGGATATTGAAGTGTCAGCAGCCCGAAGGTGCGGATGACACGAACCGCGGCGTCAATCGGAACCAACGGATTTCCCTGACGCTCGGCATCCCGAACCCGCACGTCGATAAGCTCGTCGGCCTCAGCCGAACCGATGTCACGACCAGGAAACCAACCATTCCGCTCCAGCCACTCGCGCACCTCCTGCGACAGGCCGCTGAAATCCATCCTTAATTTCCATTCTGTGAGCGACAGTCACTCATGCGCGCGAATGCCGAGCTGCGGGAGAATATGCTTGCAGGTATCACAAGGAGGCATGAAATCGTTGTGCCGACTTTCGAGTTGGCCAGTCTTTCGATGGTAGAGGTCATTGATCCTCCGTGTGTGCATCTCACCACCCTCCAGGGCTCGTCGCGCGTCATCGACCGTACGTATCTTACTTCCAGTCGGGTCCAGTTGATGCAACCGGTCGCTGATCAGCGATATTTCGGCACACTTACCGTGTCCAAAACCTCGCTTCGGAAGCACACCCGCATCCACGTCATCACTTATCCGCTTCAGCATTTCTTGCAGAACCTGATGGGTATGAGGAAGTTTCTGCCCATGCATCTTTGTGGTACTGGAATGCACAGTTATCACGTTGTCGTGGAGGAAGCTACCGGCACACCCCTGCTCCAGCCGGTGCCGCCCAGGGTTGTCCCCTGCTGCAGCCGCCCGCGCTTCGTCCGCCAGATTTCGAGCTTCTCTCTCCAGCACGACTAGCTTCTCGTCAGGGGAGAGATGACCGACATACACGGCGGGGCGCCGATGATGTCTCATAGCGTCAGCGCTTGCCCCATGCCAACCGGGCTGGGGGTCCAGCGGGGTGCCCTCGACCCGACCAGGAAGGTCGGACCCGTGGGCAGCCGCTCCCGAACCGCCACTCCCTCCAGGACCGTCTCCATGAGGCGCCATGCCTTCGCCGGGGCCATCGGCTCCGCGCCCGCTGCTGAGGCCTTGATCCGCGTGCGTGGGACCATCCCCGTGAGCTCCTGGCGGATGGTTCGACGAGCCGCCGGAGGGTTCATGGCGAGCGGCGGCACCTCCACCCAACTCATGGGCGCTGCCTCCAGGAGGGTGGGTCGCAGCGTCCCTGGGCAGCCCGTCGCCACCCCGGCTTACGGCGCCACCAGCACCGTCATCCACCTGCGCGCCGACCAGAACGGGTTGACGATCCTGTGCCCGAACCGCGGGCGGGGGTTCCCCTGCGGCCGCAGCGCCACGCTCTCCGGCTGACGGACCCGCCAAGCCCTCCTCGCTCTTCGCCATGTTCCCCAGGACCTTGCCCTGGTCATCCACGATGACGCCCTCACGCGTCATGAAGATCGTGTCGCCCTTGCGGTTGACGTACGCCCGCGCGTCGTCCGGCACAGCCGCAGGGCGCGCAGGGACGTCCGTACCTCTCTCCGCAAGCCGGTACGGCCCGTCGGCCATGTCCGCGTACGCACCCGACCGCATGCCCTTCAGCGGCGCCATCAGGTCGCCGACCTTGGTCAACCCGAACTGAACGCCCTTGGCGGCATAAGTGAACGGATCCACTGCCCGCCCGAACTTCCCGATCGCCGAAACCGTCTTCGCCGCCGCACCCGCCTTCGCCGCGGAGCCCGCGCCACGCGTCGCCACGATCGTGACCGCGTTGAAGCCGACCAGACCCCCGGCCCGCGCCGGGTTCTTGCTCCACTGGTCGTACGCGATCAACCCCTTGCCCGTGTCGACGACGGCCCGGCGGGAGT from Streptomyces flavofungini includes:
- a CDS encoding SUKH-3 domain-containing protein, translated to MDFSGLSQEVREWLERNGWFPGRDIGSAEADELIDVRVRDAERQGNPLVPIDAAVRVIRTFGLLTLQYPRAGDLALEMNPNVGYDGDAGLISELGTNLGQRLFPVGYESEDYGPVLVDELGRFFHLHHTGAYFWGFNEQDAFAHFMSGAQALDAEDFFV
- the eccD gene encoding type VII secretion integral membrane protein EccD, translated to MISAGALSRDQGRVTLSRVTLVGERRRVDLVLPSQEPIGLLLPEVMRLLDDQVGDRPALRHLVAADGSVLPQDGTLESVGVVDGAVLRLVRVEDAPSAPVVHDVTDEAAEDLDVRAWRWGDRARQVVCGGAAVAWALVAGVLARGEFDEARVGGGLLGVAGVAALLGAVFGRVRRTSLAVTLISVAGALGVLGARILGDANGWAVGAQLAGVGGAVAVTLALLGWCTPVGRGALVGAGALAGCAVAWETVLGFQDDGARVGAVLGVLSVVALGVLPRLALMTSGLSGLDDRRSGGASVSRYEVGSALAATHRGLVLATLVLAGSAAVAGFLTLSTATVWEVLLAAAVALVLALRARAFPLIAEVVGLLLAAAVVVVRLVWVWQEHSGAAGPLALLVVLAAAPLLVLAVRPAEHVRVRLRRFGDVLESVGVIALVPLLLGVFGVYGRLLDTFA
- a CDS encoding YwqJ-related putative deaminase, translated to MFEQHPAVASSLLVGGLVVSQTSLVGSERPNLHPTVREFVDSLPVGQKQGFNERCAESALVSDQLWRLDAERGDGRVTTIAEAVPHFEGAAMMSRLIRPEGDPDHGKPAQPCAVCASLLEALHISVVG
- a CDS encoding YwqJ-related putative deaminase, whose amino-acid sequence is MSNEPIDPNGIPQFTGDLEQLERDVADLRREASQFRDAGGDVHSDFQGLSAFYEAPEAEQLFATTKPVQTKTDAFADDLEKVAQALSSYATRVRPIVKKLKDLQTEASAFYIDEISTDEDWRKDDDKREHNNRLVEEVKGYTQSFRIAEMDCHNAITTLVGGIRLTLSDDGTSSCGTYGYTDRVLDQAEKFPWGGKVEKERDGLDWLAHKALDVGKGFFVDGVGGTINALGTLAGKDGWGAAGEAWKNLAKLSTGLTLTMTPVGGLFWMAKDEQLPGWLRDSRRAVVDTGKGLIAYDQWSKNPARAGGLVGFNAVTIVATRGAGSAAKAGAAAKTVSAIGKFGRAVDPFTYAAKGVQFGLTKVGDLMAPLKGMRSGAYADMADGPYRLAERGTDVPARPAAVPDDARAYVNRKGDTIFMTREGVIVDDQGKVLGNMAKSEEGLAGPSAGERGAAAAGEPPPAVRAQDRQPVLVGAQVDDGAGGAVSRGGDGLPRDAATHPPGGSAHELGGGAAARHEPSGGSSNHPPGAHGDGPTHADQGLSSGRGADGPGEGMAPHGDGPGGSGGSGAAAHGSDLPGRVEGTPLDPQPGWHGASADAMRHHRRPAVYVGHLSPDEKLVVLEREARNLADEARAAAAGDNPGRHRLEQGCAGSFLHDNVITVHSSTTKMHGQKLPHTHQVLQEMLKRISDDVDAGVLPKRGFGHGKCAEISLISDRLHQLDPTGSKIRTVDDARRALEGGEMHTRRINDLYHRKTGQLESRHNDFMPPCDTCKHILPQLGIRAHE